From Leptospira limi, one genomic window encodes:
- a CDS encoding 30S ribosomal protein S1: MNSTNPSSPKNETTSFGELLEKWESQSQAQEQENSAGKGTLIEGTVVDVIGDTVFLDIGEKLEARVSREDFSETPKRGEKVSAIIKKRVDGYCVLSKKEADQRVGWETIKDASQNGYPLSGKIVGEVKNKGYLVESEGIQLFLPASHVGVRFKESTEGGKEFSFKIIELNEKTRTGVVSRKTLLDEINGEKWEELLGKVKVGDKVTGKVVKIANFGVFLSVYDVVGLLRQNDISYKKFAPFKQYFNIGAEVEVIVLEIDKENNKLSLGIKQLYEDPWAWAKKELEKGMVVRGIVTSLTNFGAFVELKEGLEGLIHTTELSWAKKPPHPKDVLKKGQEVDSEILDIDFEARRLSLGLKQLLPNPWEALSANVRAGNVLEGKITGITKYGAFVEVESGIEGLIHISDITWDEKEKNPLNLLKKGQSVQYKILDVNLDAQRISCGLKQLSEHPYEALRKKYPPGTLVEGRVKSIVSFGVFVEVEPGGYEGLVHISEIPDGRNIKLEDLYKVGDSVRTVVVKIEPNNKKISLSIKDFDKAVEREEMAKYMKEDNQPSRESIGSFMNLNQNR; the protein is encoded by the coding sequence TTGAATTCAACCAACCCATCCTCCCCCAAAAATGAGACCACTTCCTTCGGCGAATTATTAGAGAAGTGGGAATCGCAGTCACAAGCACAAGAACAAGAGAACTCCGCAGGAAAAGGCACCCTGATTGAAGGGACTGTAGTCGATGTCATCGGTGACACTGTTTTCCTTGATATTGGAGAAAAATTAGAAGCTCGTGTTTCTCGTGAAGACTTCTCTGAAACGCCAAAACGTGGTGAGAAAGTCAGTGCGATCATCAAAAAGCGGGTCGACGGGTATTGTGTCCTCTCCAAAAAGGAAGCGGACCAAAGAGTTGGTTGGGAAACCATCAAAGATGCAAGCCAAAACGGATACCCACTTTCGGGCAAAATTGTCGGTGAAGTGAAAAACAAAGGTTACCTCGTAGAAAGTGAAGGAATCCAATTATTCCTACCAGCTTCTCACGTAGGGGTTCGTTTTAAAGAATCCACTGAAGGTGGAAAAGAGTTTTCATTCAAAATCATCGAACTCAATGAAAAAACGAGAACTGGTGTTGTGTCTCGTAAAACCCTTCTCGACGAAATCAACGGCGAAAAGTGGGAAGAACTCCTTGGTAAAGTAAAAGTGGGAGACAAGGTAACTGGAAAGGTTGTGAAAATCGCCAATTTTGGTGTTTTCCTTTCTGTTTATGATGTAGTTGGTCTTCTCCGCCAAAACGATATCTCTTATAAAAAATTTGCTCCTTTCAAACAATACTTCAACATCGGTGCAGAAGTAGAAGTGATTGTCCTTGAAATTGATAAGGAAAACAATAAACTTTCCCTTGGCATCAAACAGTTGTATGAAGATCCATGGGCTTGGGCGAAAAAAGAACTCGAAAAAGGTATGGTTGTAAGAGGAATCGTTACTTCTCTTACCAACTTCGGAGCTTTCGTAGAACTCAAAGAAGGTTTAGAAGGACTCATCCATACAACTGAACTTTCTTGGGCTAAAAAACCACCACATCCAAAAGATGTTTTGAAAAAAGGCCAAGAAGTTGACTCTGAAATTTTAGACATTGATTTCGAAGCAAGACGTTTGTCTCTCGGACTCAAACAACTCCTTCCTAACCCTTGGGAAGCTCTTTCTGCGAACGTTCGTGCAGGGAATGTTCTCGAAGGTAAAATCACAGGGATCACAAAATACGGTGCTTTCGTTGAAGTAGAAAGTGGAATCGAAGGACTCATTCATATCTCTGATATCACTTGGGATGAAAAAGAAAAGAACCCACTAAACCTCCTTAAAAAAGGCCAATCGGTTCAATACAAAATCCTAGATGTGAACTTAGATGCACAACGCATTAGCTGTGGATTAAAACAACTTTCTGAACACCCATACGAAGCACTTCGCAAAAAATACCCACCAGGTACTCTTGTAGAAGGTCGTGTGAAATCGATCGTTAGCTTTGGAGTGTTTGTGGAAGTAGAACCTGGTGGTTACGAAGGCCTTGTTCACATATCTGAAATCCCAGATGGTCGTAACATTAAGTTAGAAGACCTTTACAAAGTAGGTGATTCTGTTCGCACTGTTGTAGTTAAAATTGAACCTAACAACAAGAAGATTTCCCTCTCTATCAAAGACTTTGATAAAGCTGTAGAAAGAGAAGAGATGGCTAAATACATGAAGGAAGACAACCAACCTTCACGTGAATCCATCGGATCTTTTATGAATTTAAACCAAAACCGTTAG
- the hisG gene encoding ATP phosphoribosyltransferase, translating into MLTLALPKGRLAEETALLLKSKGWLKNLPSEGSKELTYVSEDKRIRLLFVRSQDVCTYVEEAAADAGIVGWDILREGGFDLIAPVDLKLGACRLSLASFPDFDLFAKRSKVRVATKYPNLTREYFFSKGISCEIIKLYGSIELAPIVGLSDCIVDLVSTGGTLKANGLKEFESILYSTARLVSNRSSFYHKHAELRSLIESLEN; encoded by the coding sequence ATGTTAACTTTGGCTCTCCCGAAAGGTAGGCTTGCCGAAGAAACTGCTCTTCTTTTGAAATCCAAAGGATGGCTAAAAAACTTGCCATCTGAGGGTTCTAAAGAACTCACCTACGTCTCTGAAGACAAAAGAATCCGTCTATTATTTGTTAGATCACAAGATGTCTGCACCTATGTGGAAGAAGCCGCAGCGGATGCTGGGATTGTTGGTTGGGACATACTAAGGGAAGGTGGTTTTGACTTAATTGCACCTGTGGATCTCAAATTAGGTGCCTGTAGGTTATCTCTTGCTTCCTTCCCCGATTTTGATCTTTTTGCCAAACGTTCCAAAGTGCGAGTAGCAACCAAATACCCGAACCTCACTCGCGAATATTTTTTTTCCAAAGGCATTTCCTGCGAAATCATCAAACTTTATGGGTCGATTGAACTTGCTCCCATTGTAGGACTTTCCGATTGTATCGTCGACCTAGTTTCCACTGGGGGAACCTTAAAAGCCAATGGACTGAAAGAATTTGAGTCGATTTTGTATAGTACAGCCCGTTTGGTCAGCAATCGTTCCTCTTTTTATCACAAACATGCCGAATTACGGTCTCTTATCGAGAGCCTAGAAAATTAA
- the cmk gene encoding (d)CMP kinase: MSLQSIENVIAIDGPAGSGKSTLARMIATKLGYHYLDSGAFYRALTFAIWEKFQTTGEDESKFPFYTEKLADASLLEKDEAEFGFSVSKIPVHCELSSQGENIMFLGEKDISHEIRDPEITKKIRYIAPRRAFREILNRHIREFARTHKLVMDGRDIGTEVFPKSKFKFFLTASVEVRAKRRYDELVAKGFKADLNHIKEEIVARDESDTTRTVAPLKQASDAILIDTSTLDTETVLNTILSKVSPSGQI; the protein is encoded by the coding sequence ATGAGTTTACAATCTATCGAAAATGTAATCGCAATTGATGGGCCAGCTGGTTCCGGAAAAAGTACTCTTGCTCGAATGATCGCCACCAAATTGGGATACCATTACTTAGATTCAGGGGCATTTTACCGTGCGCTAACCTTTGCTATTTGGGAAAAATTCCAAACGACTGGTGAGGATGAATCCAAATTTCCGTTTTACACCGAAAAACTTGCTGATGCTTCCCTTTTAGAAAAGGACGAGGCAGAATTTGGTTTCTCCGTATCCAAAATCCCCGTACATTGTGAACTCTCATCCCAAGGCGAGAACATCATGTTCCTCGGAGAGAAGGACATAAGCCATGAAATCCGTGACCCAGAGATCACAAAAAAAATCCGTTACATTGCGCCAAGGCGTGCTTTTCGGGAAATCTTAAACCGCCATATCCGGGAATTTGCCAGAACTCACAAACTCGTGATGGATGGTCGGGACATAGGGACAGAAGTTTTCCCGAAGTCCAAATTTAAATTTTTTCTCACTGCCTCTGTGGAAGTCAGGGCCAAACGCCGATACGATGAATTAGTTGCTAAGGGCTTCAAAGCCGACCTAAATCACATCAAAGAGGAAATTGTGGCTAGGGACGAAAGTGACACCACCCGTACTGTGGCTCCGCTGAAACAAGCTTCGGACGCAATCCTGATTGACACGAGCACCCTCGACACAGAAACTGTCCTAAATACTATCCTGTCCAAGGTTTCACCCTCTGGGCAAATCTAA
- a CDS encoding tetratricopeptide repeat protein, protein MDKFHKKNIIEQKKQAELIEKDEFADFEGSKAELVFLKFTHFLSKNRKSVFISLASAIIVLAGVIGFFEYRQYLFEKETVTLEDLKLTHQKANVSLDAQIQSLEVFLQNQSTGRMELRVWKDLSKLYAEKGEFGKAASYLEDAAKKIDTPKEIKALYFYIAGNYREREKNNAKSLENYKIAATVVEPARELNGFKAWSYYQAGRLSYLTGDKQGAKQFLEKALKLDGAESGEDVKLLASYLLLKLGKN, encoded by the coding sequence ATGGATAAGTTTCATAAGAAGAACATCATCGAACAAAAAAAACAAGCCGAACTCATCGAAAAGGATGAGTTCGCTGATTTTGAAGGTTCAAAAGCGGAACTTGTTTTTTTAAAGTTCACTCATTTTTTATCTAAAAATCGTAAGTCTGTTTTTATCAGTCTTGCATCGGCTATCATTGTGTTAGCTGGTGTCATTGGCTTTTTTGAATACAGACAATATCTTTTTGAAAAAGAAACGGTTACCTTAGAAGACCTTAAGCTCACACACCAAAAAGCAAATGTTAGTTTGGATGCACAAATCCAAAGTTTAGAAGTATTTTTACAAAACCAAAGTACCGGTAGAATGGAACTTCGAGTTTGGAAAGACCTCTCTAAATTGTATGCTGAGAAAGGTGAGTTTGGGAAAGCAGCTTCTTACTTAGAAGATGCGGCAAAAAAAATCGACACTCCTAAAGAAATCAAAGCACTCTATTTCTATATTGCTGGTAATTACCGGGAACGGGAAAAAAACAACGCAAAGTCTTTAGAAAATTATAAAATCGCTGCAACCGTAGTAGAACCTGCTCGTGAACTCAATGGGTTTAAAGCATGGTCTTATTACCAAGCAGGTAGATTGTCGTATCTAACTGGAGACAAACAAGGGGCAAAACAATTCCTAGAAAAAGCACTCAAACTTGATGGTGCAGAATCTGGCGAAGATGTAAAACTCCTTGCAAGTTATTTACTCCTTAAACTCGGGAAAAACTAA
- the rpmF gene encoding 50S ribosomal protein L32 has translation MAVPKRRKSKSKVRTKRAHHAIGKPNLNPCSNCGSFVLSHRVCPYCGFYKGKLVVAQKVKKTTEDN, from the coding sequence ATGGCAGTCCCAAAGAGACGTAAATCAAAATCGAAAGTTAGAACAAAAAGAGCCCATCACGCGATTGGCAAACCTAACTTAAACCCGTGTTCCAATTGTGGATCATTTGTTCTTTCCCACCGTGTATGCCCTTATTGCGGTTTTTATAAGGGTAAACTCGTAGTCGCTCAAAAAGTTAAAAAAACGACCGAAGATAACTAA